The sequence below is a genomic window from bacterium.
TGCCGGCGTCGGCCTGGATCTTGGGCACATCCCGCGTCAGCCGCAGGTCGATCCGGTGCTGCAGGCGCGCCGTGCGGTGCTTGAGCAGGAGCAGCACCTCCTTGATCAGCTCGTTGACGTCGATCTCGCGGAAGGTGCCGCCCGAGGGGCGGGCGAATTCCAGCAGGCTCTGCAGGATCCCCTTGCAGCGGAAGATCTCGCGGTGGATCGTCCGCAGGTACTCGGGGAAGTCCTCGAAGGACTCCACGCGCGCCAGCGCGGGATCGCCCGCGCGATCCAGGAGCGCCTCGGCGTAGCCCGCGATGATCCCCAGCGGGTTGTTCACCTCGTGGGCGATGCCGGCGACGAGCGTGCCGAGCGAGGCCAGCCGGTCGGAGCGCACGAGCTGCTGCTCGAGCCGCTTCTGCCCGGTCACGTCCTTGAGGTAGTGCACGATGGCGTAGAGGCGCCCCTCCTCGTCCGAGAGCGGGTAGGCCCGGAAGTGGAAGATGCCGCCGGCGGCGCTCGTGAACTCCCGCGACATGGGACGGCGGCCCGCGCGCGTCTCGTCGCAGAGGCAGCGGGTCGTGCCGAGGCCCAGGCGCGCGAGCACCTCGGCGCAGGGGCGGCCGGCGAGCTCCGCGGCGGAGCGGCCGACGGCGCGCAGCAGCGCGCGGTTGGCGCGCACGACCCGCCGCCGGTCGTCCTCGATCCAGACCAGGTCGGTGATGGCGTCGAAGGTGCGCTCCCACTCCTTCTTCTCGCGCGAGATCTCCTCGAAGAGCGCCGCGTTCTCGAGCGCGATCGCGATGTGCTTGGCCGCCGGCAGCAGCAGCGCCAGGTCCCGCTCGGAGTAGCGCCCCGGGACCGTGGAGTCGAAGTTGAAGACCCCGAGCATGCGGTCGTGCGAGAGCGGGATGCTGATCGTCGAGCGGATGCCCTCCGCGAGCAGCTTGCGGTCGAGCGCGAAGGGGGTGCGCTCCAGGTCGGTGCTGATCCACGGTCGGTTGTTCCGCACGACCCAGCCGGCGCTGGTGCCCTCCATCGGGGCGCGCACGCCGCGGGGCAGGCGGGTGCGCATCTCGGTGTCGAGCGCGTAGATCAGCAGGTCGTCCTGCTGCTCGCGGTACAGCAGCAGGCTCGCGCGGCTGTAGTCGATGAGCCGCCGCAGCTCCATGACCACCATCCGGAAGACGGTGCCGATGCTCAGGCTGGAGCCGATGATGCCGGAAAGCTCGTTGATGATCTCCAGGTGGGCCGCGCGGTCGGCCGGGCCGGCCGTGGCCCCGGGGGCCGGCGGGCCCGGCGCGTCCCCCGCAGGCGTGTCGCGCACGACCACCAGGCGCAGCCCCGGCTCGCCGGGGACGGGGGAGACCGCGATGCGGGTCGGCAGCGCCGTCCCGTCGCTGCGCAGGCAGACGGCGTCGAAGGCCTCCCCGTTCGCCGGGAACCCCTCCGGCGGCCAGGGAGAGATCAGCCGGCCGAGTCCCGTCCCGGGGAGCGCGGCGGGGTCCACGCCGAGCGCGCGCACGGCCGCGCCGCAGGCGACGACGGTGCCGTCGCCCTCCACGAGGAACGCCGGCAGTCGCAGCGCATCAAACGTCGCGAGCAGCTCGTGGAGCCCGCTGGTGGT
It includes:
- a CDS encoding ATP-binding protein, encoding MDAVTTSGLHELLATFDALRLPAFLVEGDGTVVACGAAVRALGVDPAALPGTGLGRLISPWPPEGFPANGEAFDAVCLRSDGTALPTRIAVSPVPGEPGLRLVVVRDTPAGDAPGPPAPGATAGPADRAAHLEIINELSGIIGSSLSIGTVFRMVVMELRRLIDYSRASLLLYREQQDDLLIYALDTEMRTRLPRGVRAPMEGTSAGWVVRNNRPWISTDLERTPFALDRKLLAEGIRSTISIPLSHDRMLGVFNFDSTVPGRYSERDLALLLPAAKHIAIALENAALFEEISREKKEWERTFDAITDLVWIEDDRRRVVRANRALLRAVGRSAAELAGRPCAEVLARLGLGTTRCLCDETRAGRRPMSREFTSAAGGIFHFRAYPLSDEEGRLYAIVHYLKDVTGQKRLEQQLVRSDRLASLGTLVAGIAHEVNNPLGIIAGYAEALLDRAGDPALARVESFEDFPEYLRTIHREIFRCKGILQSLLEFARPSGGTFREIDVNELIKEVLLLLKHRTARLQHRIDLRLTRDVPKIQADAGSLRQVLMNLLLNAISFTPPGGGITITTEAQAGPVRPGSAGGAIRLSVRDTGAGIPPEIVGKIFDPFFTTRPVGEGTGLGLTICHRIVEEHGGSIDVESAPGAGTAFVITLPAVGAP